From the genome of Aspergillus oryzae RIB40 DNA, chromosome 4:
AGCTACCAGTGGCCGAAAATTTTCTGTTGATCTAGATTTACTACGGTCTTTGAGAAGGCTACAGCAAGCAACTCAGCCTGCGATGACTATACGAGACAATTTTGGTGGCGAATCTGGCTATGTTACTTCGGTGGCTGTGTGCGGCTACTCCGCCTATGCCAGACCTAATTCCGAATATGTCGCCCAGTTTTACATTAGGTCCCTTcagctgaggaagaaaagtgTGAACATAACTCAAATAATTTAATGCCCCTTTGCACCTGGCGAAGgattctctttccatctgtCATAAACCAAATACGAGCCCTTAGTTCTTTGGATGTGATTCTGACACATAACAGTCATAGCCCGTGACTCACACGAGTGTTCGGAGTGGTGCAATAAAATTGTAATTGACATAGCGATAGCATCCCCTATAGTTCAGAGAGAAGCCTGAGCATGTGCAATGTTATATAATCAATTAAGAAATATTGATTGCATTGGAGATAATGGCCGCTATTAGAAGGAGGCTGCAGTGTAGTTACGGTGCTCTGGTACGTTCTCGCTCAGATATTGGCTTACTAGACTCCCCTAAACCGTCCAACTGTCATTCAAAATGTGGAGGTCAACTCGTGGAGACTGGAGCTGCAATTACGTAGTCAATGAGATACTGCGTTAGATTTGAAGGCCAGGCTCCATACACGGTCCGAAGGGTGATGGCATAAGCGTCGACACAGCGTGAGGTTTCCCACAGGTAGATATTCACACAGTCTGCCTTTTTCTTAATAGTGTCATATGAGGCTTCGACAATACCATCCATATCTATCCCATTAACAGGTCATCTTCCTGATGAGGCATGACACGTTCGGTCAAGTTTAATTCCAATTAGCGATCCACacaaaggaatggaaaagataTACATCGTTAGCGTCTGTGTATATACGCTTACAGATATAAGCGAAGCCATGATAGAGCGAAGGCTGAAAGCCAAATTTTATAGTGTCAACTCTTCCGAGTACCTCAACAGTTTGCACAGCTGAACAACCCCAGCCGACTTCCTCTCAGTTTTGCAGTTGATATGGAAAGATCGTGATAGCCATATATCCTGCAGCAAGAGCCACTATGTTCTGAATCCTGGGGGATCCTTCGTGGGGACAACGGTGGGGATCAGGATTGAGTCGTATGTAGGGAATGACCACTTCGTATCTATGGGTAGAGACTTCTAGACTAGGGGGCACTTCCGGACATACATAGTAAAAAGGAGTCATtaaaaagacgaagagatAACACACTTTGCAATCATTGTtagagtagtagtatactGATACTTTAGGGTGTTATTGCGCATTTGCTGACGCTCTTCTAATATTTTAGGTATACACTTCAGATTATGATTTGTTATATCAAAGAGATCTTACAATGGCTATGATATACACCGACTATAACGTTAAATAGCTTCATATCACTACGAGAGTAGGAAGCAGCACGTGTAGTGAAGTGCCACAGTGGTCCTGTTCGTCCCCACAAACGTTTTGTTCTCAATCTGCCACAATGCCCATAACCATCCCCACACAGTATTCTCGAAGATAACACTTAAGAAGATACCCTTGACTGCTTCCCCACATAAGCGTGGAGACTGACTGAACTTTGGCTTGAACATATGGACCGTGCTAAGAGCGATATCTAGAGCTTGGGACACGTGGGTGGGGATGAACTACATGCTATTGTTATATTGGGACTACTATGCTCAGATTTCGATCGAGGATGGTGATTAATGTTCTGTTTAAATCAAGTAGTAACTTAGTTGTTCATTTTGGTAAATGCAGCAGTTGGTTACTTTTGAAATCGGTAGATACTGTCTCTTACAATTTTCAGAGGGATATGAGAATGTGAAAATCGACTTCGATAATCTATTCATATCATCAAGTCTAATGCCAATGATCGTCATTCATGACAATCCTCAAAGTATACACATGCTTTGCTCTTCGGCAATGAAAACGAAAATCCATAACATCCGTTCCACGGAGAAAACTCAGGGGGTAGTCATATTTAAAAGCCAAAAACAAAACGGGGAATCAAATGAACAGCTGCACCGACTCAGGGCAGCTGTGATGCCGAATCCATCGGCATTAAAAACTTCAATATAGGAATGgtatatagaaagaaaaaacccggaaaagaaaaaccagccTGTCACAGGCTTCATGGTAACtgatgagaagaaatattctGAATTATACCATgatcttttgattttttttgtttgtttttgaGAGGATCGATCGATCCATTTACTCCGAGGTTGAAGGGGAGTACTCGGCAGCAGTGGCCTTTTCGGGATCTTCGGTGGAGTTGCCGAATCCATACTCGTTCGCCTTCTGCTCGATCTCCTCATCGTTAAGCTTCGGTAGGTCCTTGGAGGCCTTGACATAGCTGATGTTTTCGGTGTAGCCCTTGGCGAAGATGAtatcgatttcttccaaaCTTCGGTTGGCGGTCTCAGGGTAGAAGAGCCAGATGATAGGGATGAACAGGGCGTTCAGGGCGGCAAAGAACAGGTAAGTACCCCAGCCAATGTGAGCGATCATAACGGGAGTAATCATGACAACAGTGAAGTTAAAGAGCCAGTTGCTGCAGGTAGAGACAGCATTGGCCTTGGCACGAGTCTTGATGGGGGACAGCTCAGCAGGGTACAGCcagggaagaggaagccaagcagCACCGAAGGCAGCCATATACAAGAACAGACCGAACACAGCACCCTTGGATACCTGCGTGTCATCAGGGATCAAACAAGCAAAAGTGATGACCATGGCAATGGTCTGGATAATGGAACCACCCAAGAACAGCTTGCGACGACCAATCTTCTCAATAAAGAaccaggagaaggtggcAAAGATCGCATAAACGATCATGTTGATACCACCAATGAGAAGGGCCTCATCATTGCTCTGATGCAGGGACTGCTTCAGAAGAACGGGAAGGTAGTAGATGACAGCGTTGCAACCCGATAGCTGTTGGAAGATTTGGGAAGAAGATCCGATAAGCATACGACGCAGATGTTGAGAACGGCCGCCAGTAAGCAGGTCCCTGTAG
Proteins encoded in this window:
- a CDS encoding uncharacterized protein (predicted protein); its protein translation is MFKPKFSQSPRLCGEAVKGIFLSVIFENTVWGWLWALWQIENKTFVGTNRTTVALHYTYEVVIPYIRLNPDPHRCPHEGSPRIQNIVALAAGYMAITIFPYQLQN
- a CDS encoding putative MFS monosaccharide transporter (predicted transporter (major facilitator superfamily)) codes for the protein MAPTFAGLSGRPLSLAVSTVATMGFLLFGYDQGVMSGIISDKAFNNVFTATKDNDTMQALVTAVYELGCLAGAIFALVFGDRTGRRWMIFSGAIVMIIGVIIQVTSFVGHIPLLQFFIGRVITGIGNGMNTSTIPTYQAECSKTSNRGLLICIEGGVIAIGTAIAYWIDFGAHYGPDDLVWRFPIAFQIVFGVIIIVGMFFLPDSPRYLISKDRIQEGEYVLAALGGYEVHDQETQIQKNLVIDSIRASGAGATTRYRDLLTGGRSQHLRRMLIGSSSQIFQQLSGCNAVIYYLPVLLKQSLHQSNDEALLIGGINMIVYAIFATFSWFFIEKIGRRKLFLGGSIIQTIAMVITFACLIPDDTQVSKGAVFGLFLYMAAFGAAWLPLPWLYPAELSPIKTRAKANAVSTCSNWLFNFTVVMITPVMIAHIGWGTYLFFAALNALFIPIIWLFYPETANRSLEEIDIIFAKGYTENISYVKASKDLPKLNDEEIEQKANEYGFGNSTEDPEKATAAEYSPSTSE